acataaactcAATAATATGATGTTTTCGCCTTTTGAAATATATAGAAACaacattttactttaattttaatgaaacaCAACAATATCTCACATGcaaattcttataaatagtCGCCTTAAAAAAACACACTCACCCTTTTTTTTAATTCGAAAATCACATACATGGATtacaattattttcttttcagcAATTCCATCGTTCAAACCTCGTATATTATGTATGGAAATTtcgttttaaataattttgctTCAGTTTTTGGTAAATGTTACAACATGGAGAGTATCAACAATAGCAAATTTTTATGTTACtggaacaattttttttcttgcattATTTGTATCCTAAGGattacacacacatatataaattactctttcttttctttactaTAAGGTATAcgtttaaaaaatagttattgtttgtaaaatatattatatttgtacgaaatattaaatttattttccttgtTAGTCCtattaaatagtataaatatgcatggtttattaataaataataataaaatttaaaagtttgtatTAAGGACATTAAGTTTAGTATtgataatgttattttaaaaatttaacaaaataactTTATACTGAATAAATGTGATTATTTAAATCTGAAAAATGGtattataatatacttttatattaatttgacaGTATACAaagtaaaatgatttaaaaaatgtaaagttttatatatttttttttaagaaaaaagagagtaaaaaaattagtaaaaatagtgtgaaatgaattataaaatatttaggtatttaaaagacatttttcttggaaacatatatataaattattaccataatattaatttattaatcaatttatagATTACTAGAAGATAGAGTAATAATTGTATGTGTGAAAGCGTGCCAAAATCGATTATGAGaagaataataaatagaaatgaaaaatgatgaaGAGAAATGACAAAGACATGAACAGGAAGAAATGGACCGAAAAGAGGAGAGGGAAGAAATTTGAAGAAACAGCAaagaaaaatttctattttgaTGCCTTCTCTTTTACTGTATGTAATGTGAGCCATCTCACTTCCCATCACCTACCACTGATAATTCCATGCCTTCTTATTAGCCCCACCATTTGCCTCTCCTCAGAATTTCATGTGCCTCTTGTGTTCTTCAATTCCCTCCAATTTCACCACAGGGTGTGATTAGTGCCTTTGCTGTGACCTCCTCCTTCATTTGGTCCAGTGAGGGGAGGGGGTCTCAGAAGTTCCATTTCAGAAACAGACACCCTTTTGATCATTTCCGAAAACCCAGAAAGCAAAATCTAACATTGGTAGGATTTTGACAATGGATGTGAAGTTTTGGTGCTACAATGGCTTCACACCCAAAAGGGTTTTGGAAGCTTGAAAGATCTAGTGTTTAACTTGCTTCAGGGTCTGAAAAGTAGCTGGGGACAAATCTTGAAGGATTTGAGTTGTGAAGGGGTACTCATCGATCCTTTTCAGCTCCAAAGACTTGTTTTTGCCTAGTATGTAAGAAAGTTTTTGCAATGTTGACGGTAACAAACGAAGAGATGTTTACAAAAGATGGTtccttttttgttgttttctcatTGGCCCGCTTGCAACTTGACTCAATTATTTTTGGGTTTgctgaattttgaaattttagtgGGCTTTTGTCTTCCCGAGTACTGAGAGAATAAAGTCCGGTCCTTCTCTCTTACTTTGTTTTCAGTGttgtaaaaaacatttttctttgtttttatgcTCTTTTGGCTTCTTACGATTTCGTATTTTGCAATAAGTTTGAAATCAAAGGCTTTTCTCCGCTTCATATGTGCTTCATTTACTAGGGATGTGAATAATACACCAAAATGCTGCgtttatttttccaaaaaatttccaatttatttattttttctgggAAATGAACTCCTGTTAGTATGTAACCAGGTTTTGTTTTCCCAGTTACTTGTGTATATGCTGGCAAAGATAGTTCAGTTTGCTGCTGACATTTTTTAAGGTGGATGTGCAATTAACTTTCTCAAATCTGGTGATTTGCGGAATCAAGTTGAACAATTTGGTGTCATAATTCAAGTTAATCAAATGTTTTACTTCTTGCTACATGATTTTCTGTGTGCATCTTAGTACCCTCATATATTTTAACTCTGACTCATGCAGTTTGTTTAGCAGCAAAATGGCATCTGATCTGAGTTCGGGGTTGTCCAAGAAAACTTTTGTCTTTGGTTTGAAAGTGTGGGTACTAATGGGAATACTAGTTGGGTTATTCATCATAATCATTCTTGTGGTGCTATCAATATGTCTCACTTTAAGAAAGAAGTTCAGAAGAGTCAAGGGTAAGCTTCCACTCAGCCATGTGTTAGCTGTTTCAGAAGAGATCAAAGAAATTAGAGTTGATCAAGTTTCAGCAAATAATCATCCACAGAATGGTACTTTTATGAGTCTGAATGACAAATTTGGTGAAGGGGAGACTGAAAAGGTTTTGAACCAAACACAGAATGGGGACAATAGTAGTCAATCAGGCTCCTTTAATCATTTAGAACAAGATGGTAATGGCTCTCAATCAGGTGAAGAAAGTGGTGCTAAGGGAATTGCTTCTTATAGGTCTTCTTTGCATCCTATAACCGCACCATCCCCTTTGTCTGGTCTGCCGGAATTCTCACAGCTTGGCTGGGGCCACTGGTTTACATTAAGGGACCTAGAACTTGCTACAAACagattttcaaaagaaaatgttattgGGGAAGGTGGATATGGAATTGTTTATCGTGGTCAATTAATCAATGGGAGTCCTGTGGCCATAAAGAAGCTCCTCAATAATTTGTAAGTTATTTTATTAGCATGTTTTGTTGCATTGCAGCCGTTatgttcattttaattttagattagTTTATACAATGTCATGTTTCATGTTTTGTTAGATCTTGTTTATCTCACAACTGTTGATATCCATCATGCAGAGGACAAGCTGAAAAGGAATTCAGAGTGGAGGTTGAGGCTATTGGTCATGTGCGGCATAAGAACTTAGTACGACTTTTGGGCTACTGCATTGAAGGCACACATAGGTAACAGATTCTTTAATGTTTGCACATTATGTGTGTTTGACTGTTTGATTCTCTACTCGATTTGATCATTTGACCGACAGCTTAAATGCTTACTGTTTGATATCTCCATTATTCTGATTTACAAATCTATTAGTTGTTTGAAAAATTATGGCCATAAGTTTTTTCTTGGATGAAATTTCTTCGTAATTGACATATTTCTCTCTATATCACAGTTTGCATATTCTTATTAGTACTAAGTACTGTTTTATATTATCTGTAGATTTTATTGAACCTGCTAATAATTTCAGGTTGTTGATATATGAGTATGTTAACAATGGCAATTTAGAGCAGTGGCTTCATGGGGCCATGCGGCAGCATGGTTTTCTTACTTGGGATGCTCGGATAAAAATTCTCCTTGGAACAGCCAAAGCGTATGCTCATCTGTTCCTGAAAACAAATTAATCTACTAATTGTCTTCAGCTTCATTGTCTTTTTTATGAGTTTCCTTTTGATCTCTGATTATCTTGTAGGCTGGCTTATTTGCACGAGGCAATTGAGCCAAAAGTTGTGCATAGAGATATTAAGTCGAGCAATATTCTAATTGATGAGGACTTTAATTCCAAAATATCTGACTTTGGGCTGGCTAAGTTACTTGGTGCTGGAAAAAGTCATATTACAACCAGAGTTATGGGCACTTTTGGGTAAGCTTCTCGTTTACAAATTAGgacttttttgttttgttttgtgtagAAGTTAGTTTCTTTATAAATGTTTAGTTAGGCATGGTGATGTTGACAACACAACTAAGTACAATCTAttctttttgttatattattaatttgagtaaattatattattaacttttatgGTTTGGCTGAAGGTTTTAGATTTACATTCCAGGAATTTAACACCATTTCCAAAAGCAAGCACAATCTTTGGTTCAATTTTGCTCAGTGATCTCATGCATGTAGTCTAATCATGATTAGAACATATACATTCCATATACATTGTAAGATAGTCCATTTTTCCTAAAGAATTTACGACGGTTTTGTCAAAAACAGCAGATAATCATTTAAACGCAAAATTGTCATAGTCTAGTATCTGCTTGCATTTAATTTTTCAGATATGTTGCTCCAGAATCTGCCAATTATGGCGAGTGACctcaaattttaagaaacacCATCTCACAGCAAATCTCATTCGCACTCTAAATTTgattaatcattattttttctttgcaCTTGATATTACAGAAACTGAAACTGTCACTaacttattcttcttttcttgtttgCATTGCATTTTCCCAGATATGTAGCTCCAGAATATGCCAATTCTGGCTTGCTAAACGAGAAGAGTGATGTTTACAGCTTTGGGGTATTGCTCCTTGAAGCAATTACAGGAAGAGACCCTGTGGATTATAGCCGACCAGCAGCAGAGGTATGTACATTCAGTCTCATTACTGTTATACAGACATGTTTGCTTCTCTTAGAAAGTGTATACATAATCAATCTTTTTCATCTCAAGTCGAAACGAGATTTCTAATGTTTTTAAGTTGAGTAGCATCTTTAGAAGTACTAAAATAAAACAGAGTCATAGATTTTACATAGGAATATTTGATTGAGTAATTGCCAAAGGAGCACTAGTATGTCTTAACATGAATTGTGTTTtagaaagaatgaaaaacataaaacatatcGAATGGAACAGACAAAGActtcataatttttctttctgttCCAACAGTTTTGACTCTATGAAGTCATTGGACTTTCCTTAACACTATCAGGTCGATCTTGTAGGTAAATTTGGTCGACTGGCTGAAGATGATGGTAGGTTTTCGACGCTCAGAAGAGGTGTTGGATCCCAACATCGAGACCAGGCCATCGACAAGTGCTCTTAAACGAGCCCTCTTGACAGCTCTGAGATGTGTTGATCCAGATGCAGAAAAAAGACCAAGAATGAGCCAAGTCGTCCGCATGCTTGAATCAGAGGAATATCCTATACCACGAGAGGTTTGAGTTCTGAATCTCACCTCCAACAACAGTATTTTTCCAATTTGGTTCTGTTACATGATGTTGTATTAGGTTCCTTGCAACAAcatataaaaagattaaacaaaACAAGGGAAAGTGTGCATGCAGAGAgcacaaagaaaatgaaaacaaaaggaaaaagcaaCATTTATTTTGAGACCCCTTTGGCTCTTTGAACTCATCACATTTTAAAGTTTACATTTTGTGTTGTTTCTGAAACATTGTGAATGGCATTTCAGGATCGAAGACGCCGGAAGAGTCAGGCCGGAAACATCGAGGTGGAGACTCATTCTGATACAGACAAGAGTGACAATGCAGATTATAAGTCCAATGGCAGAAGGAACCAATGTGTGTAGCAGAGGCAGTCATCTCAAAGAATTTATGGAATGAAGAACACAAGTTAATGGTAAATTTTGCACTTTTGAGCTTTTGTAAAAGTTGTGATGGCTGCCACTTTATACATGAAAACATGGAGCAGGAACAGGTTTCTTTGGGATGGTTTATATACTTATTTGTTGTTATAGTTAGTTTGTAGATGTTAGATTGTAGATTATTGTTTATGGATAATGGTGGTTTGTACAGTTTCATTACTATTCTTTCCTATTGTCCTTTCACTAGTTTTTTGACCTGTCCATGTTAACttggataataatatttttgttattaccTGATTAGCATGATTAATAAGAATGCAATATTTGATTTCACTAAGAAAATAATGCAatcattattcataatatatgtTCAAATTAGAGTACACAATGATggtatgaaataaaaatgtttatgtaAATTAAAGCAAATTCGAAGAATGTTGCTTTACCTCACAATTTTATATTGACATAAGAAGTCTTCTATTGATGATAAGTGTTTTTCTCAATATCTTTTATCTACCATTAATTCACTAATAATCtcaaaacataattttgatatagatagtttttaattgaaataaaagttcaaataagaaaaattgtataCCTTAGATGTATTGTAAAATAGGGTatgtatttcattttaaatagttttgaagatttgtttatacaaatatatgtgATGTTTTTTAGTAgttgtatattattaaaataggatattataaaaattatattcttaattatataatcctgattcaaattatacaatttaaaattatttaaaatatatttatttaatttacatatttgAATTATGTAATTTCAAACTATATTCTAAATGATGTAATATGAAATAAGTAATATTGTTGTATAAGATGTTATAAATCacttaataaaaattagattttgaatTGCATAATCCACATTTGATATAgtgttttgaattatataatttaaaattgtattttagattacatatttttattatttataactgttataaattaagtattttgaatgttgttttttttttgttacataataaaaaaatatacaatacaCTAGCCTGGCACTTTGGCGAGCTTGTATAGAGGAAAGAGTGTTGAGGTGGAGGACGAAAATCCCATCTTTTTAGTCTACCGGCTTTGAT
This Vigna angularis cultivar LongXiaoDou No.4 chromosome 4, ASM1680809v1, whole genome shotgun sequence DNA region includes the following protein-coding sequences:
- the LOC108319481 gene encoding probable receptor-like protein kinase At5g18500 isoform X1, whose translation is MASDLSSGLSKKTFVFGLKVWVLMGILVGLFIIIILVVLSICLTLRKKFRRVKGKLPLSHVLAVSEEIKEIRVDQVSANNHPQNGTFMSLNDKFGEGETEKVLNQTQNGDNSSQSGSFNHLEQDGNGSQSGEESGAKGIASYRSSLHPITAPSPLSGLPEFSQLGWGHWFTLRDLELATNRFSKENVIGEGGYGIVYRGQLINGSPVAIKKLLNNLGQAEKEFRVEVEAIGHVRHKNLVRLLGYCIEGTHRLLIYEYVNNGNLEQWLHGAMRQHGFLTWDARIKILLGTAKALAYLHEAIEPKVVHRDIKSSNILIDEDFNSKISDFGLAKLLGAGKSHITTRVMGTFGYVAPEYANSGLLNEKSDVYSFGVLLLEAITGRDPVDYSRPAAEVNLVDWLKMMVGFRRSEEVLDPNIETRPSTSALKRALLTALRCVDPDAEKRPRMSQVVRMLESEEYPIPREDRRRRKSQAGNIEVETHSDTDKSDNADYKSNGRRNQCV
- the LOC108319481 gene encoding probable receptor-like protein kinase At5g18500 isoform X2 translates to MASDLSSGLSKKTFVFGLKVWVLMGILVGLFIIIILVVLSICLTLRKKFRRVKGKLPLSHVLAVSEEIKEIRVDQVSANNHPQNGTFMSLNDKFGEGETEKVLNQTQNGDNSSQSGSFNHLEQDGNGSQSGEESGAKGIASYRSSLHPITAPSPLSGLPEFSQLGWGHWFTLRDLELATNRFSKENVIGEGGYGIVYRGQLINGSPVAIKKLLNNLGQAEKEFRVEVEAIGHVRHKNLVRLLGYCIEGTHRLLIYEYVNNGNLEQWLHGAMRQHGFLTWDARIKILLGTAKALAYLHEAIEPKVVHRDIKSSNILIDEDFNSKISDFGLAKLLGAGKSHITTRVMGTFGYVAPEYANSGLLNEKSDVYSFGVLLLEAITGRDPVDYSRPAAEVNLVDWLKMMVGFRRSEEVLDPNIETRPSTSALKRALLTALRCVDPDAEKRPRMSQVVRMLESEEYPIPREV